One part of the Solanum dulcamara chromosome 3, daSolDulc1.2, whole genome shotgun sequence genome encodes these proteins:
- the LOC129882022 gene encoding pre-mRNA-splicing factor ATP-dependent RNA helicase DEAH10, producing MPSMAGNNFSRNTHQHQTKGDFFSRKQKIEQQRKNLPIAEVERRLVEEVRNNDTLIIVGETGSGKTTQLPQYLFKWGFCRDGGIIGITQPRRVAAITVAKRVAEECGVPLGEKVGYAIRFEDVTSGQTKIKYMTDGLLLREALLDPYLSKYSVIIVDEAHERTIHTDVLLGLLKNVQKARSKSINGVENTDHNNSNNGHALGEVIDNQNDASLKPCQAKKYNPLKLIIMSASLDARVFSEYFGGAKAVHVQGRQFPVDIFYTHKPETDCIDAALITIFQIHLEEGPGDVLVFLTGQEEIESVERLIHERLRQLPECSRKLLTFPIFSSLPSEKQMRVFMPSPAGHRKVILATNIAETSVTIPGIRYVVDPGLVKARTYDPKMGVDSLIIVTTSKAQALQRSGRAGRDGPGKCYRLYQESFFEKLTDSTLPEIKRCDLSNVVLQLKALGIDDVINFDFIEKPDRTAVVNSLWSLYLLGAVTEDNKLSDVGRQMARLPLDPVYSKALIVASQFGCLKEMLICVAMLSVESIFYAPREKLEESRNALKSFASPEGDHLTLLNVYRTADEFFQKNKMVNSEEKAEKNLRKWCKDNYINSRSLKHARDIHSQIVRNVEQMGLRVTSCEDDMLLLRRSLAASFFLKVAMKQPDGAYRVTLSGLIVQIHPSSVLFRAKPECIVFNELVHTNHSYVRNVSRIDYLWLFELAPHLYAVQD from the exons AACTACCTCAGTATCTTTTTAAATGGGGATTTTGCCGTGATGGTGGTATCATTGGGATAACTCAACCTAGACGTGTGGCTGCTATCACTGTTGCTAAACGCGTTGCTGAGGAATGTGGCGTTCCATTGGGTGAAAAGGTTGGATACGCTATTAGATTTGAAGATGTAACTTCTGGCCAAACAAAGATCAAATATATGACAGATGGTTTACTTCTGAG GGAAGCATTATTGGATCCATATCTCTCCAAGTATTctgttattattgttgatgaAGCGCACGAGCGAACTATCCACACTGATGTATTGCTTGGATTGTTAAAGAATGTACAGAAAGCAAGGTCAAAATCTATTAATGGAGTGGAAAATACTGATCATAATAATTCTAACAACGGGCATGCCTTGGGGGAAGTGATTGACAATCAGAACGATGCTAGTTTGAAGCCTTGTCAAGCGAAGAAGTACAACCCATTGAAATTGATCATCATGTCAGCCAGTTTGGATGCACGAGTTTTCTCAGAGTACTTTGGTGGTGCAAAAGCTGTTCATGTTCAGGGACGGCAGTTTCCTGTTGATATATTCTACACCCATAAGCCTGAGACAGATTGCATAGATGCAGCTTTGATTACTATATTTCAG ATACATCTAGAGGAGGGTCCTGGTGATGTACTTGTATTCCTTACTGGTCAAGAGGAGATTGAATCCGTTGAGAGGCTTATCCATGAACGCCTCCGACAATTACCTGAATGCAGTAGGAAGCTCTTAACTTTTCCCATATTTTCATCACTTCCCTCTGAGAAGCAAATGAGGGTTTTCATGCCTTCACCAGCTGGACATCGTAAG GTGATACTGGCAACAAATATTGCTGAGACATCGGTGACAATACCTGGAATTAGGTACGTTGTTGATCCTGGACTGGTGAAAGCCCGAACATATGATCCTAAGATGGGAGTTGATTCATTGATCATTGTCACAACATCTAAAGCTCAAGCTCTGCAAAGGAG TGGACGTGCAGGACGTGATGGGCCTGGGAAATGCTATCGTTTGTATCAAGAAAGTTTCTTTGAGAAACTTACAGATTCTACGTTACCCGAGATTAAGAGATGTGACCTCTCGAATGTTGTATTGCAGCTCAAGGCTCTAGGCATTGATGATGTCATCAACTTTGACTTCATTGAAAAACCAGACAG GACTGCCGTAGTCAACTCATTGTGGTCTCTCTACTTGTTGGGTGCTGTAACAGAAGATAATAAACTCTCAGATGTTGGACGTCAAATGGCCAGGCTACCCCTTGATCCAGTCTATTCCAAGGCTCTCATTGTTGCTAGCCAATTTGGATGCTTGAAAGAAATGTTGATCTGTGTTGCAATGCTTTCAGTGGAATCTATTTTCTATGCACCACGTGAAAAGTTGGAAGAG TCACGAAATGCATTGAAAAGCTTTGCAAGTCCAGAGGGGGATCATCTGACATTGCTTAATGTATACCGCACTGCTGATGAGTTCTTTCAGAAGAATAAGATGGTAAATAGTGAAGAAAAAGCTGAAAAGAATCTTCGAAAATGGTGCAAGGATAACTATATCAACAGTCGCTCTCTAAAACATGCTCGTGATATCCACAG TCAAATTGTGAGGAATGTTGAACAAATGGGTCTTCGCGTCACTTCTTGTGAAGATGATATGCTTCTCCTCCGCAGATCCCTTGCTGCCTCGTTTTTTCTTAAAGTAGCTATGAAGCAGCCTGATGGTGCATACAG GGTCACGTTAAGTGGTTTGATTGTCCAAATACACCCGTCTTCTGTCCTGTTCCGAGCCAAGCCAGAGTGTATAGTTTTCAATGAACTAGTTCATACTAACCATAGTTATGTCCGTAATGTTTCCAGAATCGATTACTTGTGGCTCTTTGAGCTGGCTCCCCACTTGTATGCCGTGCAAGACTAA